From Medicago truncatula cultivar Jemalong A17 chromosome 7, MtrunA17r5.0-ANR, whole genome shotgun sequence, a single genomic window includes:
- the LOC112416630 gene encoding F-box/LRR-repeat protein At4g14103, which translates to MSRSISTEDRISALPDPIIWHILSFVPTKTAAITSILSKRWNPLWLSVLILHFEDETFQNMESFSHFMSSVFLLRDITLPIRSFHLNRSKRYGIETQNINRFVHAIAQRGIENLNLELSGSITLPRSVFSCRTLVVLHLQWITVKDLSQLVVDFPLLKTSLVWCTFGTC; encoded by the coding sequence ATGTCACGATCAATTTCAACTGAAGATAGGATTAGTGCTCTACCAGATCCAATTATATGGCACATCCTATCTTTTGTTCCAACCAAAACTGCTGCAATCACAAGCATTCTATCAAAGAGATGGAACCCATTATGGCTATCAGTTCTTATTCTTCACTTCGAAGACGAAACCTTTCAAAACATGGAATCCTTTAGCCATTTTATGTCCTCTGTTTTTCTCTTACGAGATATTACTTTACCCATTAGATCGTTCCACCTCAACCGTTCAAAACGTTATGGCATTGAGACACAGAATATCAATCGATTTGTTCACGCTATTGCACAACGTGGAATCGAGAACCTCAATCTTGAACTGTCCGGCAGTATAACATTACCTCGTAGCGTTTTCAGCTGTAGGACCCTCGTTGTTCTTCATTTGCAATGGATTACAGTGAAAGACCTTTCTCAACTGGTTGTGGATTTTCCTCTCCTAAAAACTTCACTTGTTTGGTGTACTTTTGGAACGTGCTGA